A region of Mobula birostris isolate sMobBir1 chromosome X, sMobBir1.hap1, whole genome shotgun sequence DNA encodes the following proteins:
- the zc3h10 gene encoding zinc finger CCCH domain-containing protein 10 translates to MPDKDNLFNSGNDEAGHSSDDICRDFLRNVCKRGKRCKFYHPDINEVSDLGVKKNEFVFCHDYQNKECTRINCKFIHGTKEDEEHYKKSGELPPRLRLTVAMGLGLSPSDLSFKKGEVPICRDYLKGDCQRGSKCKFRHLKRDEYEYENRTLERLARDQVLSPVVRRYDPFDDLYDSDRYTDYDHILKRRRVDGLRFESYDFSISNSRPVDYRFLEEENLMLRKRVEELKKQISNLMATNEVLLEQNAHFRNQTKVVTLTSTPTATEQILAAPTVATLTNYNHGVAQTHTTLSSQALQPRPVTQQDLVATAAASAAAPTNAAPTAQHLNPEIASLPAALAQTIAQGMAPPVSMAPVAVSVAPVAVSIAQALPGITISHATTPMVTYPIASQSMRITAIPH, encoded by the coding sequence ATGCCGGATAAAGATAATTTATTTAACAGTGGTAATGACGAGGCTGGCCACAGCTCAGATGATATTTGCCGTGACTTCCTGCGCAATGTCTGCAAACGTGGCAAGCGCTGCAAGTTCTACCACCCTGACATTAATGAGGTATCCGACTTGGGCGTTAAAAAAAATGAGTTTGTCTTTTGCCATGATTATCAGAACAAGGAGTGCACTCGTATCAACTGCAAGTTTATTCATGGGACAAAGGAAGATGAGGAACATTACAAAAAATCAGGGGAGCTTCCCCCACGTCTGCGCCTTACAGTAGCCATGGGTCTTGGCCTTTCACCATCTGACCTTTCCTTTAAAAAAGGCGAGGTTCCAATCTGCCGAGATTACCTGAAAGGGGACTGTCAAAGAGGATCTAAGTGTAAATTTCGGCACTTAAAACGTGATGAATATGAGTATGAAAACAGAACCTTAGAGAGATTGGCACGAGACCAAGTGCTTTCTCCTGTAGTGCGGCGATATGACCCATTTGATGACCTTTATGACTCTGATCGCTATACTGATTATGACCATATACTAAAGAGGAGAAGAGTGGATGGCTTACGATTTGAAAGTTATGATTTTAGTATCTCAAATTCGCGTCCAGTGGACTATAGATTTCTAGAAGAGGAGAATCTGATGCTTCGAAAACGTGTTGAGGAACTTAAAAAACAGATCTCAAATCTGATGGCAACTAATGAGGTACTTTTGGAGCAAAATGCACATTTCCGCAACCAAACTAAGGTGGTGACGCTGACTTCCACTCCCACAGCAACAGAGCAAATACTGGCAGCACCAACTGTGGCCACACTGACCAATTACAACCATGGTGTAGCACAGACTCATACTACTTTAAGCAGCCAAGCACTTCAACCACGACCCGTCACCCAGCAAGATCTAGTGGCAACTGCTGCAGCTTCTGCTGCAGCACCTACCAATGCTGCACCAACAGCACAGCATCTTAATCCTGAAATTGCTTCTCTCCCTGCGGCACTTGCCCAGACCATTGCTCAGGGAATGGCACCTCCAGTTTCCATGGCTCCGGTGGCTGTCTCTGTTGCACCAGTGGCAGTATCAATTGCACAAGCTCTGCCAGGAATTACCATAAGCCATGCCACCACTCCAATGGTTACTTATCCAATTGCTTCGCAGAGTATGAGAATTACAGCAATTCCTCACTGA